GGTAACGTATAGCTGGGATGCGTATTTAATGGATCTTACTTCACGACATTATCAAGAAATAATGAAACAAGAAGTAGACACTCAGATTCATCAAAAAGGGTTTGACGGCATACTTCTAGACTCTATCGGAAATCTTGAACAGGAATTTACGGATGAAGCGAGAACAAATCAGGAAGATGCGCTTGTTTCCTTTATCAATAATATCAAGAAGGATAAGGTGCTCATCCAAAATGGTGCATTTGATGTTCTTTCAACCAAAACGGTCCCCTATATCGACGGGGTCTTATGGGCTTTTTTTGAGAAAAATAAAATTCAACGGAGTTCATGGTCCCAAACTACTGTAAATCAACTAATTGAATTACGTTCTATTCATCAAATCTCTGTCTTCACAATCTCGTTAAAAGAGGAAGCAACCCAACAATATTCAGATGATCTTGGTTTCACCCACTACCATGATCATAATAGATTTATGAAATGGTAAAGCTGTTTTTTTCGCTATTTAGACATTGCGATATAGATAGACGACAGGGAACTTTTTGAATCCTTTTAAACCAGAAGCCTATAAAATGAATTTTCCATTCATTTTATAGGCTTCAACCACTAGTTATCCAAATAAGTATAGTTTGGAAATAAAGATTGATAATTTGGAATAAAGCTTGAACAAACATCCTGTTGAACTATTGGCGGGATGTTTTTAATTTTTAATCGGTCCAGGTTCTTGAATAATAGCTAACAATGATAAATAATGTGTGCAAAGACTTGTATAAAGAAATAGATAATTTTTATTGAGGTGATAAGCATATATGGAATTACCAACTAAAATGGGACTGAATGCTGAGGGTTATATTATTAATCCAACAGCGAAAGAAAATGTTCAAAAACAATTTAAACCAGTTATAAATGCAGTTATAGACTTATTAAGACAATTGTTGAAGGAAAACTTACACAGTATATATGTGTACGGAAGTATTGGTAGGGGTGAAGCAAAATAAGGTATTTCTGATTTGGATTTAACTGTTATTGTACATTTCCCACTACCATTTGGTGAGATAAATAAGCTAGATAACGAAACGAATCATTTACTAAATCATTTTAAAACTGTAGTAAAAGTTGATTACGATTTGGGAGGTTTAAAGGAGGTCCTAGCTGAAGAAAATCTGTACGAATGGGGATTTTGGCTTCGTCATATGTGTACTTGTCTTTATGGAGAGGATTTATCTCAATGCTTTGAGCAAATGAAACCAAATGAAAAAATTAGTTCAGCGTTAAATAAAGACCTACTTCCATTAATCAGTAGCTATCGAAAGGAGCTCTTAACCGAAAAAGTGTCTAAATCTAAAAAGAGATCGATGTTAAAGCGACTGATAAGGGGAGTATACCTAACAATTAACGTTAAAGATGAAAGTTGGTCGACCAGCATTGATGAAAACTTAATGATCATCCAACAATATTTCCCCAAGGAAGTTCTTTTTCGCAAAGTGGCACCAATGCTGCATACAGAAGATGAAATTTCTAATCAAACTCTTTTAACAGTCTTAGAAGATTTCTTAGATTGGTTTATAAAGAGCTAAATATTAATCTTGGTATGAAAGTAAAAAAAGGCTTTGTTCGAGCTTTACGCTGATTTTGTACTTTTAAAGTAGTTGAACTAATTTATTGATTACTAACGGCGTTTTCGCAAAGTTTGTGGCTTTCCGGAAACAGCCATAAATTATCATGAAAACGTTGCTGTCTTCAAATGTAGATCGAGTGAAAAGGTATGGGGGGTGCACGTTAGGCGATGAGAAAATGAACTATAGGTTTTTTAGGTTCTTGCTAATCGTACGGAGGGTTGCTGGTGTGTAGAAATCTGCATGTGGAAGTCGATTTATTTCAATCGGCGGTTTACGCAGGGGTAAGTACAAGCTAAGAAGACAGCCTAATAGAAAGAGATAATTTCTGATGCGATTTATTTGTCCAATTTTCATAGTTTAGCATTTGAAATAAAAAAGGAAAAGAAGGAATCTTGTTGAATACTATCGAAATATAGTGAAAATTTACTACTAATAATCTCTATATACCGTGATTAGAGCGGATATATCCACTTGAGAGCGGAAGAGGAAGACTGAGAATAAAATGAAAACGCTTACTCTTTGTTTCTCGCTCATATACACCTAACTTATTCTATTCGCCTTGAAACTAATTTCAGGCATGTTACGATTATTAGCGGGATTAAAAACGAACGAAAATAATCATAAATGGAGAGATTGCCCTTTGTTAAAAAATAAAAAAGTCGCGTTTATTGGTGCAGGATCGATGGCAGAAGCGATGATTTCAGGCATTGTTGAATCTAAAAAAATACCGTCAATCAATGTGATTGCGAGTAATAGAAGTAATCAAGATCGTTTAATGGAACTAAATGAAAAATATCATATTCGTACGACTCCTTCGAGTGAACTAAAGCTTAGTGGTGTGGATATTATCGTCTTAGCGATGAAACCAAAAGATGCAGAAAAAGCTTTAGCTTCGATTCAACACTCTATTCAACCTCATCACCTCGTATTATCTGTACTTGCGGGAATTTCAACATCGTATCTCGAAAGCTTTTTGCCAATGGGTCAACAGGTGATCCGTGTCATGCCGAATACATCAAGTATGATGCGTGAATCTGCAACGGCTATGAGCCTAGGAACGAATGTAGACGAAGAAAGTATTAAAGCCTCTAAATCCCTTCTTGCTTGCATCGGGGAAGTATACGTTATACCTGAAAAGCAAATGGATATCTTCACTGGCATTGCCGGAAGTGGACCAGCATATTTCTACTATTTAATGGAGCATATTGAAAAAGCGGGTGCAGAAGCTGGCCTTGAAGGTGAGCTTGCACGTGAAATTGGAGCTCAAACCATTCTCGGAGCGGCTAAAATGATTATGAATCAAGATGATTCACCAGCCACCTTACGAAAAAAAGTTACATCACCAAACGGGACAACAGCAGCTGGTTTAGCGGCGCTACGTAAGCACGGCGGAGGTAATGCAATTTCACAAGCCGTGAAAGGTGCGGCCAACCGCTCGAAAGAGTTAAGTGCAGAATTACAAAGAGAACCAGTTTTAGCAAGATAATAAGGTTGAAAAGAGCGAAAACAGCAGCTGTTTAAGCAAAGAATGTTGCTTTTCGTATCAGTTTATCATCTTTGATGGAAATCAAATGTGAAATGGAAAATTTAATCAATAGTCGGATGAAATAGCCGCAATATATGCGAGTAGCGCCTAAATAACAGAGAAAACACCAGGAGGGGTTAGATGACTTCATACACCGGAACGAAGCGGGTTGTCATAA
The nucleotide sequence above comes from Bacillus sp. 2205SS5-2. Encoded proteins:
- a CDS encoding endo alpha-1,4 polygalactosaminidase, giving the protein MKNFDLVIVDPYHYSKEQVEHIQSAGTKVIGYISTTEVGGWNSSLLAQFEEDDFIWRNGEKVTYSWDAYLMDLTSRHYQEIMKQEVDTQIHQKGFDGILLDSIGNLEQEFTDEARTNQEDALVSFINNIKKDKVLIQNGAFDVLSTKTVPYIDGVLWAFFEKNKIQRSSWSQTTVNQLIELRSIHQISVFTISLKEEATQQYSDDLGFTHYHDHNRFMKW
- a CDS encoding nucleotidyltransferase domain-containing protein, which produces MDLTVIVHFPLPFGEINKLDNETNHLLNHFKTVVKVDYDLGGLKEVLAEENLYEWGFWLRHMCTCLYGEDLSQCFEQMKPNEKISSALNKDLLPLISSYRKELLTEKVSKSKKRSMLKRLIRGVYLTINVKDESWSTSIDENLMIIQQYFPKEVLFRKVAPMLHTEDEISNQTLLTVLEDFLDWFIKS
- the proC gene encoding pyrroline-5-carboxylate reductase → MLKNKKVAFIGAGSMAEAMISGIVESKKIPSINVIASNRSNQDRLMELNEKYHIRTTPSSELKLSGVDIIVLAMKPKDAEKALASIQHSIQPHHLVLSVLAGISTSYLESFLPMGQQVIRVMPNTSSMMRESATAMSLGTNVDEESIKASKSLLACIGEVYVIPEKQMDIFTGIAGSGPAYFYYLMEHIEKAGAEAGLEGELAREIGAQTILGAAKMIMNQDDSPATLRKKVTSPNGTTAAGLAALRKHGGGNAISQAVKGAANRSKELSAELQREPVLAR